The Liquorilactobacillus nagelii DSM 13675 DNA window TTGACGGTCGTAGTTGAATTGACTGAGGATCAAGCGAGTCATGCGATTGATCCGCAAGCATTACAGAAAAGAGTTAGGTTATACCTTAGCTATGGTATGGAACTAAGTATAGATGATGTTAGTACTGGCGAAAATACCTATGAGAAAATCAAGTATTTGTTACCGTTAGCGTCAGAAATTAAAGTCCCATTACAAAATTTTCGTCAAGAAAAACGTGAAGCAGAAATTCCTGGTCAATTAATTTTTTGGCGTCAAATAGCACGCAATCACAATTTACGTTTGATTGTCGAGGGGGTTGAGACGCCCTCTGATGAAGAATTGCTCGATGAACTTGATTTGCCATTACGACAAGGATATTATTACGGGAGACCACATTTATTTAAGTTGCAATAAAATAACGAATATTTTATCGTGTTACTAACAAAAATTAAAACACCGCCGTCAGTCTGGTAATCAGCTACGGCGGTGTTTTGTTTAATCCAAAAAATAATTATATAAATCCCCGATACTTGTTCCTTTGAAATTAACATCTTTTTGATCGGCTACTTTTACATCGACCACTCGATAGTGGTCTTGAAGTGATGGTACCTCAAGTTGCTCGTCAGCTACAAAATCCGCAGGTGATTTAAAATCAATAGTATGTCTTTCTCCATTTATTAGGTAAATGATCTCTAACATAACCAGGATCTCCTTTCTTGATTTGTATTTAGTATACACGCTTAAATCTACAATTAAAAATGTTTTAGCGGATAAACTAAAAAAAGTCTTGACATAAACAATAAAAACTAATACGATATATTTGTGATAAAAAAGGTAACAAAAAAAGGAGAACGACATGACAACTATTAATGGATACGAACAAAGCGATCGCGAAGAAAAACTGGATATTTTAAATTTACCTTCCTTGGAAGCTGAAGCCAAAAAGATTATTCCCAAGGGTGGATTTGGGTACATTAGTGGTGGCTCAGAAGATGAATGGACTTTACATGAAAATACAACAGCTTTTAACCATGTTCAAATTATTCCTCGAGCTTTGACAGATATGGAGCAGCCAACAACAGCAACTTCGGTCTTTGGCATCAATCTTAAAACACCAATTATGATGGCTCCGGCAGCAGCTCAAGGTTTAGCTCATTCTCGAGGTGAAGAAGCCACGGCTGAGGGATTAGCGCAAGCCGGTGGTCTAATGGCTCAAAGCACCTATTCTTCAACTTCGATTGCTGATACAGCAGCAGCTGGTAAAGGTGCACCACAATTTTTCCAGTTATATATGAGTAAGGACTGGGACTTTAATCGGAGTTTACTTGATGAGGCAGTTAAAGCCGGTGCTAAGGGCATTATTTTGACAGTCGATGCTACTGTTGATGGTTATCGTGAATCAGATATTATTAATAATTTCCAATTTCCAATTCCAATGGCAAATCTTGCAAAGTTTTCTGAAGGTGATGGTAAGGGAAAAGGAATCATGGAAATTTATGCAGCAGCTGCCCAAAAAATTGCTCCAGCTGATGTTCGTAAAATTGCTGAATATACTCATTTACCAGTAATTGTTAAAGGAATAGAAAGTGCTGAAGATGCTTTATTGGCAATTGGTGCCGGTGCTCAAGGAATTTATGTATCCAACCATGGTGGACGACAGTTAAATGGTGGACCAGCAGCATTTGATGTTTTACATGAAGTGGCCCAAGCAGTTGATCATCGAGTACCAGTAATTTTTGATAGTGGGGTCCGCCGTGGATCACATGTCTTTAAAGCATTGGCTAGTGGAGCTGATTTAGTAGCTTTAGCTCGGCCAGTAATCTATGGGTTGGCTTTAGGTGGTGCCCAAGGTGTCGCTTCGGTTATTAATCATTTGAATGATGAGTTGAAAATAGATATGCAATTAGCTGGAACTAAAACGATTGAAGATGTGAAGCAAGCAAAACTGATTCGTCACTAATTAATTAGAAAAGCAGGGCTGACATTTCAGTCCTGTTTTTTTTGCTAATTAGTAAGGGTTTTGTTTTAATAGAATTAATTAAAAAGAACAAGACAGGAATGGGTAACCTTGAAAGAAGAACTTAAAAGTTTAGTTCAAGCGATTATGGCTGATCCAGAGAATCAAAAATATACTGAACGCGCAATTCGACCATTATTTACAGTTGATCCGCAAGCAAAAATTTTGATTGTTGGTCAAGCTCCAGGACTTAAAGCTGAGCAAACTCAAAAAATGTGGAACGACGCCAGCGGTAAAAAGTTGCGGCACTGGATGGGGATTACACCAGCAGAGTTTTATTGTCCAGCTAAAATTGCAATTTTGCCGCTTGATTTTTATTATCCTGGTCGAGGCAAAAGTGGTGATCTTCCTCCACGAAAAGAATTTGCTGCCAAATGGCATCCGCAATTGTGGAAGTATCTACCACAGGTCAAGTTGACTTTGCTGGTTGGAAGTTATGCACAGCATTTTTACTTGCGGCAGCCTAACTCAACCCGATTAACAACTACTGTTAGAGAATATCGAAAATATCTACCACGGTATTTTCCATTAGTGCATCCGTCGCCACTGAATTATGGGTGGTTAAAAAAGAATCCGTGGTTTGAAAATGAGGTTGTTTCAGAATTACAATATCGAGTTAAGTCTGTTTTGAATTAAGGTAAAAAAGAGGTTCAAAAATGCAAATCAAATTAGTTAGGATCTATCAAAAGACGTCAAATTTTACTGGTTATCGAATCTTAGTCGACCGTTTATGGCCGCGTGGTATTTCAAAGGAAAGTGCCCATCTAGATCAATGGTTTAAAGAAATTGGTCCAAGTAAAAGTTTACGCCAGTGGTTTAATCATGATCCGGCAAAATTTTATGAATTTCGTGATAAATATTTGCTTGAATTAAAACAAAATCCCCAAGCCAAAACTTTTATTCAGCTTGTTTCACAACAACTGATGCAGCAGGATGTAATTTTTTTATTTGGTGCCAAAGATTTACAGCATAATCAAGCAGTTGTTTTAAAGCAATTTGTTGAACAGCGGTTATCTTGATGTACTTGTATTTTTAAGTGAAATATAGTATTCTTCTTTTGATAACTGAATAGATTTCTTCGGGGCAGGGTGAAATTCCCGACCGACGGTGACAACTAGTAAGTTGAAGTCCGTGACCCGCGTTATGCGGTGGATCCAGTGTGAGTCTGGGACCGACAGTAAAGTCTGGATGAGAGAAGAAAAATTTGATTTTTAATGAGATTTACTGTTTTGGATTTTTGTGTTATCCAGCTCAGTTGAAATCTTATTTAGCTTTCAAAAATTCTGCCCCGCATAAAAAATAATGCGGGGCTTTTTTTGTGGGGTGATTTAAGTTACGAAAAGAGATTATATGCAATTGGCAAGTGAGCTTGCTAAAAAAGGTCAGGGAAAAACTTGGACTAATCCGTTAGTTGGTGCGGTGATTGTTAAAAATCAAGAAATTTTGGCTTGCGGCTTTCACCATCAATTCGGGGAACCGCATGCTGAAATCAACGCACTAAATCAGCTAACGAAGCTTGCGGCCGCTCGTGGAGCAACCATGTATGTCACATTGGAACCTTGCAGTCATTATGGGAAAACACCACCTTGTGCTAAAAAAATAGTTGAGGTTGGCTTTTCTAGGGTAATAATTGGACAACTTGATCCTAATCCTCTGGTTGCTGGAAAAGGTTGCCAAATTTTGCGACAAGCTGGGATTAAAGTTGAAATTTTAAATCAAACTCAGCAATTGAATCCAGCTTATAACTTTTTTTATCGGCATCAGCGTCCTTGGGTTACTCTTAAATATGCAATGAGTTTTGATGGAAAAATCAATGCTCAAAGCGGGGTTAGGAGTATCTTAACTGGTCCAGCAACTTTTGCAGATACGCAGCAATTGCGAGCGCAGCAACAGGCAATATTAATTGGTGAGAACACTTTAAAAGTCGATGATCCACAACTGACAGTTCGCTTAGCTAACCTTTTATATCCGCCAGTCAGAGTTGTTTTAGTTAATGATGCGGATCAACTTGATTTGAGTTTACGATTGTTTAAGTCAACTGCTCCGATTTTGTTATTGAGTCGTAAGAAATCCAAGCGAGAATGGCCGCCACAGGTGACGGTCTTAACCGACGATGAGTGGTCATCACAAAAAGTAATCCAGTTATTATATCAGCGTGGAATCCAGTCATTACTAATTGAAGGTGGTGCACAGATTCAAGCAGATTATTTAGGAGCTGGAATTGTTGATCGGTTGGTTATTTATCTGACTCCTCACATTTTTGGTGGAATAGGTTTACCAGCAGCATTCGGCAAAGCGACTCCTAATTTCATTAACTACAGAGTAATAAATCAGCAACAAATCGGTGAAGATTTTCGCTTTGAACTTATCAGAACTAAGGAGGAGTCAAATGTTTAGCGGAATTATTGTGACACAAGGTCGCTTGAAAGGTTTGATAAAAACTGCTTCAAAGATTAGTTTGACAATTACTGTTTCCGATACTTCCAAACTAGCTAAGAAAACTGGCGACAGCATTGCAGTTAACGGAATTTGTTTAACTGTTACTCAACTTGATGCAACCGAGTTTAGGGTTGATTTAATGCCAGAAACTTTGCGGCGAACCAATTTGCAAAAAATTAGACAAGGAGCATTAGTTAATCTTGAACCGGCTTTATTGCCGACAACTCGGATTGCTGGTCATTTTGTTTTAGGACATGTTGATACAACGGCAATGGTGGTTAAACGAGAAAATGAACAAACAGCACTGATTTTGACTTTTCAAGTATCTAAAAAGTATTTGCCGTTTATCGCTGAAAAAGGATCAATCGCGATTAATGGAGTTAGTTTAACGGTAATGGCAGTTGATCAAAGTGGGTTCAGTGTTAGTTTGATCCCGTTAACTCAACAGATTACGAACTTAGGAAGTTTGCAAGTAGGTGAGCAGGTAAATGTTGAGGTAGATGTTTTAAGTCGGTATCTTTTGCGACAAGAGGAGGTAAGTAATGAAAGCTAAACAAATTATTGAGCGTGTAGAGCAAGCGGTGAATGTTTTAAAACAGGGTGGATTAGTAGTTGTTACTGATGATGAACAGCGTGAAGCCGAAGGAGACTTAATTGGTTTAGCAGAATTTGTCACCCCTACAACCGTTAACAAAATGGTGACGAAAGCACGTGGATTGTTATGTGTTCCATTAGCCCCACAGGTTGCTCAGCGTTTAGGATTACGGCCAATGAGTGCCAACTCTACCGATGCTTTTCATACGGCTTTTACTGTGAGTGTTGATGCTAAAAAGACGGTTACTGGGATTTCAGCTTTTGATCGAGCAACCACAATAAAAAAATTAGCCGATCCAGCAGCTCAACTAACCGATTTTTACCAGCCAGGCCACATTTTCCCATTGATAGCCAAAGAACATGGTGTTTTGGAACGCGGCGGACATACTGAAGCTGCCGTTGATTTAGCAAAATTAGCAGGTGCGCAACCAGTCGCTTATATTATGGAAATTTTAAAAAAAGATGGAACAATGGCTCGTCGCAAAGATTTAAAAGCTTTTGCTGAAGGAATGCAATTACCGTTGATATCAATTGAGGATTTACAAACGTATCGTTATTTGAAAAATATCGATGTTGCAAATTCAGCGGTTCATATTAAGCTCCCCACCCGCTATGGAGATTTTTTAGTTGAAGCATTTACGACATTTGATGGTAAGGAACCGACGTTGTTGATATCTAAAGGAAAGATCAAGCTGGACCAACCATTGCTGCTCCGTTTGCATTCGGAATGTCTAACGGGTGATTTGTTAGGGTCTAAACGTTGTGATTGTGGTGATCAGTTGGAACTATCATTGAAAAAAATTGCGGCTGCCAAAAATGGAGCAGTTTTATATTTGCGACAAGAAGGACGCAGTATTGGTCTTTTGAATAAATTAAAAGCCTATCAATTACAACAACAAGCTAACTTAGATACGGTAGCTGCTAACTTGGCTTTAGGATTTGAAGCCGATCAGCGTGATTATGGAATAGCAGCGGCAATTTTGCACCAAAAAGGAGTTACTCAGGTTGACTTATTGACTAATAATCCCGATAAAGTTAATCAACTTGAAGATTTGGGGATCGAAGTATGTCGACGAATTGGTTTGGAAGGTAAGGTTTATCCTGAGAACTTGGACTATCTAAAAACCAAAAAATCACAGATGGGACATCTACTTAAGGAGGTCAACTAATGAAAGAATATGTTGGGAATTATGATGGAGAAAAGCAGCGAATTGGAATTGTGATTGCCAAATTTAATGATTTAGTAACTAAACGGT harbors:
- a CDS encoding bifunctional 3,4-dihydroxy-2-butanone-4-phosphate synthase/GTP cyclohydrolase II; its protein translation is MKAKQIIERVEQAVNVLKQGGLVVVTDDEQREAEGDLIGLAEFVTPTTVNKMVTKARGLLCVPLAPQVAQRLGLRPMSANSTDAFHTAFTVSVDAKKTVTGISAFDRATTIKKLADPAAQLTDFYQPGHIFPLIAKEHGVLERGGHTEAAVDLAKLAGAQPVAYIMEILKKDGTMARRKDLKAFAEGMQLPLISIEDLQTYRYLKNIDVANSAVHIKLPTRYGDFLVEAFTTFDGKEPTLLISKGKIKLDQPLLLRLHSECLTGDLLGSKRCDCGDQLELSLKKIAAAKNGAVLYLRQEGRSIGLLNKLKAYQLQQQANLDTVAANLALGFEADQRDYGIAAAILHQKGVTQVDLLTNNPDKVNQLEDLGIEVCRRIGLEGKVYPENLDYLKTKKSQMGHLLKEVN
- a CDS encoding DUF488 domain-containing protein — protein: MQIKLVRIYQKTSNFTGYRILVDRLWPRGISKESAHLDQWFKEIGPSKSLRQWFNHDPAKFYEFRDKYLLELKQNPQAKTFIQLVSQQLMQQDVIFLFGAKDLQHNQAVVLKQFVEQRLS
- the ribD gene encoding bifunctional diaminohydroxyphosphoribosylaminopyrimidine deaminase/5-amino-6-(5-phosphoribosylamino)uracil reductase RibD; its protein translation is MQLASELAKKGQGKTWTNPLVGAVIVKNQEILACGFHHQFGEPHAEINALNQLTKLAAARGATMYVTLEPCSHYGKTPPCAKKIVEVGFSRVIIGQLDPNPLVAGKGCQILRQAGIKVEILNQTQQLNPAYNFFYRHQRPWVTLKYAMSFDGKINAQSGVRSILTGPATFADTQQLRAQQQAILIGENTLKVDDPQLTVRLANLLYPPVRVVLVNDADQLDLSLRLFKSTAPILLLSRKKSKREWPPQVTVLTDDEWSSQKVIQLLYQRGIQSLLIEGGAQIQADYLGAGIVDRLVIYLTPHIFGGIGLPAAFGKATPNFINYRVINQQQIGEDFRFELIRTKEESNV
- a CDS encoding lactate oxidase; amino-acid sequence: MTTINGYEQSDREEKLDILNLPSLEAEAKKIIPKGGFGYISGGSEDEWTLHENTTAFNHVQIIPRALTDMEQPTTATSVFGINLKTPIMMAPAAAQGLAHSRGEEATAEGLAQAGGLMAQSTYSSTSIADTAAAGKGAPQFFQLYMSKDWDFNRSLLDEAVKAGAKGIILTVDATVDGYRESDIINNFQFPIPMANLAKFSEGDGKGKGIMEIYAAAAQKIAPADVRKIAEYTHLPVIVKGIESAEDALLAIGAGAQGIYVSNHGGRQLNGGPAAFDVLHEVAQAVDHRVPVIFDSGVRRGSHVFKALASGADLVALARPVIYGLALGGAQGVASVINHLNDELKIDMQLAGTKTIEDVKQAKLIRH
- a CDS encoding riboflavin synthase, with the translated sequence MFSGIIVTQGRLKGLIKTASKISLTITVSDTSKLAKKTGDSIAVNGICLTVTQLDATEFRVDLMPETLRRTNLQKIRQGALVNLEPALLPTTRIAGHFVLGHVDTTAMVVKRENEQTALILTFQVSKKYLPFIAEKGSIAINGVSLTVMAVDQSGFSVSLIPLTQQITNLGSLQVGEQVNVEVDVLSRYLLRQEEVSNES
- a CDS encoding uracil-DNA glycosylase family protein; amino-acid sequence: MADPENQKYTERAIRPLFTVDPQAKILIVGQAPGLKAEQTQKMWNDASGKKLRHWMGITPAEFYCPAKIAILPLDFYYPGRGKSGDLPPRKEFAAKWHPQLWKYLPQVKLTLLVGSYAQHFYLRQPNSTRLTTTVREYRKYLPRYFPLVHPSPLNYGWLKKNPWFENEVVSELQYRVKSVLN
- a CDS encoding EAL domain-containing protein, translating into MYRFFAQPQINTRTRSLIGYEMLIREADAAGWRLPQSFSAIPLDAQISLIKLAGRELALKVESISFNLDQQQFMNDQMAAALCQAQLMIYPLTVVVELTEDQASHAIDPQALQKRVRLYLSYGMELSIDDVSTGENTYEKIKYLLPLASEIKVPLQNFRQEKREAEIPGQLIFWRQIARNHNLRLIVEGVETPSDEELLDELDLPLRQGYYYGRPHLFKLQ